One region of Blattabacterium cuenoti genomic DNA includes:
- a CDS encoding phosphatidate cytidylyltransferase, with protein sequence MKKKKLDFLIRFLSGFIYIILIVFSIENGEKTFRILMMILSFFCLFEFLIILKTDIFLIKITSLFYIFSIFMDIFIKNGLILYIICFIPFSTFFFIIQLFSKYSHKEKIKQVSHLIFGLVYIIIPFYLASYIYTIISYGKELILGTFILIWTNDTLSYIIGKKWGKKKIAITISPKKSIEGFLGGIFFCIISGFILYKIWNKKYWFILSFFIPIFSTIGDFIESIIKRSYNVKNSSILFPGHGGFLDRLDSFIIVIPIIATIVIGINYFYK encoded by the coding sequence ATGAAAAAAAAAAAATTAGATTTTCTAATAAGATTTTTAAGTGGGTTTATTTATATTATTCTAATAGTTTTTTCCATTGAAAATGGAGAAAAAACTTTTAGAATATTAATGATGATTTTATCATTTTTTTGTTTATTTGAATTTTTAATTATATTAAAAACTGATATTTTTTTAATTAAAATAACTTCTTTATTTTATATATTTTCCATATTTATGGACATTTTTATAAAAAATGGATTAATTTTATATATTATATGTTTTATTCCTTTTTCTACTTTTTTTTTTATAATTCAATTATTTTCTAAATATTCTCACAAGGAAAAAATAAAACAAGTAAGTCATTTAATTTTTGGATTAGTATATATTATAATACCTTTTTATTTAGCTTCTTATATATATACAATTATATCTTATGGTAAAGAATTAATTTTAGGAACTTTTATTTTAATATGGACTAATGATACTCTATCCTATATAATAGGAAAAAAATGGGGTAAAAAAAAAATAGCTATAACTATTTCTCCTAAAAAATCTATAGAAGGTTTTTTAGGAGGAATTTTTTTTTGTATAATATCAGGTTTTATTTTATATAAAATATGGAATAAAAAATATTGGTTTATTTTATCTTTTTTTATTCCTATTTTTTCTACTATTGGAGATTTTATAGAATCAATAATTAAAAGATCTTATAATGTAAAAAATTCTAGTATTTTGTTTCCAGGACATGGAGGTTTTTTAGATAGATTAGATAGTTTTATTATTGTTATTCCAATAATAGCGACAATTGTAATTGGTATTAATTATTTTTATAAATAA
- the ftsH gene encoding ATP-dependent zinc metalloprotease FtsH, with translation MIDKKVKSKNNFFWVYAVIFSIFLGIFFFKSSFSNPRKIDQDTFFDILIKGKVQKIIIKHREIVHVYLNKKLSSNIPHIPYDNKQKIITPSLQYEFEIGDLQFFQKKFEEYKRKYNLNTIIDFKNQQEYTITKFFFDYGIFFILLIIFWIFIFRRIGATGSGPGGQIFNIGKSRARLFDENDNVKITFKDVAGLEGAKEEVQEIVEFLKNPKKYTKLGGKIPKGALLIGPPGTGKTLLAKAVAGEAKVPFFSLSGSDFVEMFVGVGASRVRDLFEKAKEKSPCIIFIDEIDAIGRARGKSSIAGSNDERENTLNQLLTEMDGFGTNTNVIVLAATNRSDILDKALLRPGRFDRTILVDPPELNERKEIFRVHLQRLVLSKNVDIDFLSRQTPGFSGADIANVCNESALIAARKDRKKIKNQDFLDAIDRIIGGLEKKNKIIKSNEKKRIAYHEAGHATISWLLEHAAPLVKVTIVPRGRSLGSAWYLPEERQLTTPEQMKDEICALLAGRSAEEIIFNSISTGALNDLERVTKQAQSMVAIFGLNERIGNISYYDSTGQNEFYFSKPYSEKTAQIIDEEISKIITEQYQRAKKILKKNEKKLTILANELLEKEVIFREDLKNIFGERPFPDEIDEILNSSNQIT, from the coding sequence ATGATAGATAAAAAAGTAAAAAGTAAAAATAACTTTTTTTGGGTATATGCAGTTATATTCTCTATATTTTTAGGAATATTTTTTTTTAAATCTTCTTTTTCTAATCCTAGAAAAATAGATCAAGATACTTTTTTTGATATTTTAATAAAAGGAAAAGTACAAAAAATTATAATTAAACATAGAGAAATTGTACATGTTTATTTAAACAAAAAATTATCTTCTAATATACCTCATATTCCTTATGATAATAAACAAAAAATTATTACACCATCTTTACAATATGAATTTGAAATAGGAGATTTACAATTTTTTCAAAAAAAATTTGAAGAATATAAAAGAAAATATAATTTAAATACTATTATTGATTTTAAAAATCAACAAGAGTATACTATAACTAAATTTTTCTTTGATTATGGAATTTTTTTTATATTATTGATTATATTCTGGATTTTTATTTTTAGAAGAATAGGAGCTACAGGAAGTGGTCCTGGAGGACAAATATTTAATATAGGAAAATCTAGAGCAAGATTATTTGACGAAAATGATAATGTAAAAATAACTTTTAAAGATGTTGCTGGTTTAGAAGGAGCTAAAGAAGAAGTTCAAGAAATAGTTGAATTTTTAAAAAATCCTAAAAAATATACTAAACTTGGAGGAAAAATACCTAAAGGAGCTTTATTAATAGGACCCCCTGGAACAGGTAAAACATTATTAGCTAAAGCTGTAGCTGGTGAAGCTAAAGTTCCTTTTTTTTCCTTATCTGGATCAGATTTTGTAGAAATGTTTGTAGGAGTAGGTGCTTCTAGAGTTAGAGATTTATTTGAAAAAGCTAAAGAAAAATCTCCATGTATAATATTTATAGATGAAATAGATGCCATAGGAAGAGCTAGAGGTAAAAGTAGTATAGCAGGATCAAATGATGAAAGAGAAAATACTTTAAATCAACTACTTACAGAAATGGATGGATTTGGAACTAATACTAATGTTATTGTATTAGCTGCTACTAATAGATCAGATATTTTAGATAAAGCGTTGCTTCGTCCTGGTCGTTTTGATAGAACTATATTAGTGGATCCACCAGAATTAAATGAAAGAAAGGAAATATTTCGTGTTCATTTACAAAGATTAGTATTATCTAAAAATGTAGATATAGATTTTTTATCTAGACAAACTCCAGGTTTTAGTGGAGCAGATATAGCAAATGTTTGTAATGAATCAGCTCTTATTGCAGCAAGAAAAGATAGAAAAAAAATAAAAAATCAAGATTTTTTAGATGCAATAGATCGTATTATTGGAGGATTAGAGAAGAAGAATAAAATTATAAAATCAAATGAAAAGAAAAGAATAGCTTATCATGAAGCAGGACATGCTACAATAAGTTGGTTATTAGAACATGCAGCTCCATTAGTAAAAGTAACTATAGTACCAAGAGGAAGATCTTTAGGATCTGCTTGGTATTTACCAGAAGAAAGACAATTAACTACTCCAGAACAAATGAAAGATGAAATTTGTGCGTTATTAGCAGGAAGATCTGCTGAAGAAATTATTTTTAATAGTATATCTACTGGTGCGTTAAATGATTTAGAAAGAGTAACTAAACAAGCTCAATCTATGGTAGCTATTTTTGGATTAAATGAAAGAATTGGTAACATTTCTTATTATGATTCTACCGGACAAAATGAATTTTATTTTTCAAAACCTTATAGTGAAAAAACTGCTCAAATTATAGATGAAGAAATATCTAAAATTATAACAGAACAATATCAAAGAGCTAAAAAAATATTGAAAAAAAATGAAAAAAAATTAACTATATTAGCTAACGAACTTTTAGAAAAAGAAGTTATCTTTAGAGAAGATTTGAAAAATATCTTTGGAGAAAGACCTTTTCCTGATGAAATAGATGAAATATTAAATTCTAGTAATCAAATTACTTAA
- the rsfS gene encoding ribosome silencing factor, with amino-acid sequence MVKGEDISILNLKNRDNFICDYFVICNGSSHNQVYAISQSIKKIIIRKLKKKPWHIEGLKNREWILVDYISIVVHIFQKKIRLHYDIENLWNQNL; translated from the coding sequence ATGGTTAAAGGAGAGGATATATCTATTTTAAACTTAAAAAATAGAGATAATTTTATTTGTGATTACTTTGTTATTTGTAATGGAAGTTCTCATAATCAAGTTTATGCCATCTCTCAATCTATAAAAAAAATTATAATTAGAAAATTGAAAAAAAAACCTTGGCATATAGAAGGTTTAAAAAATAGAGAATGGATATTAGTAGATTATATTTCTATTGTTGTTCATATTTTTCAAAAAAAAATAAGATTGCATTATGATATAGAAAATCTTTGGAATCAAAATTTATAA
- a CDS encoding biotin--[acetyl-CoA-carboxylase] ligase yields the protein MIKFIWPIDLILLKEVDSTNKYARKYVYKKKNWIIISSINQTKGIGMGKNQWYTEKGKNLTFSIIFKPIKILPVKKRYIINIITSNAIHKTLLNYNNNNLIWIKWPNDIIYDNKKIGGILIENNIFLQNVHSIIVGIGLNINQTKFNKKWNVSSLKKIFNINFKLDKLFFEIIYSFQKEYFLFITYGENFIRNYYINHLYLKDKNSLFYVYKTKSYTKGIIRSITDQGFLIIEIKKKLYFFFQKEIKLILS from the coding sequence TTGATAAAATTTATTTGGCCTATAGATTTAATTCTTTTAAAAGAAGTTGATTCTACTAACAAATATGCTAGAAAATATGTTTATAAAAAAAAAAATTGGATAATCATTTCATCTATAAATCAAACTAAAGGAATAGGAATGGGAAAAAACCAATGGTATACAGAAAAAGGAAAAAATTTAACCTTTAGTATTATTTTTAAACCTATTAAAATTTTACCTGTAAAAAAAAGATATATAATAAATATTATTACAAGTAATGCAATTCATAAAACTTTACTTAATTATAACAATAATAATCTTATATGGATTAAATGGCCTAATGATATTATTTATGATAATAAAAAAATAGGAGGTATTTTAATAGAAAATAATATTTTCTTACAAAATGTTCACTCTATTATTGTTGGAATAGGATTAAATATTAATCAAACAAAATTTAATAAAAAATGGAATGTTTCTTCACTTAAAAAAATTTTTAACATTAATTTTAAATTAGATAAACTTTTTTTTGAAATTATATATTCTTTTCAAAAAGAATATTTTCTATTTATAACTTATGGAGAAAATTTTATACGTAATTATTACATCAATCATCTATATTTAAAAGATAAAAATTCTTTATTTTATGTATATAAAACAAAAAGTTATACTAAAGGCATTATTAGATCTATAACAGATCAAGGTTTTTTAATTATAGAAATAAAAAAAAAATTATATTTTTTTTTTCAAAAAGAAATTAAACTTATTTTATCATAA